A window from uncultured Desulfobacter sp. encodes these proteins:
- a CDS encoding pyridoxal phosphate-dependent aminotransferase produces the protein MPIADKMVGIVESASMIRKMFEEGIRMRAKFGADNVFDFSLGNPDVPPPPVVKETVLGIINDPANSHGYMPNAGFPWVRQAIADYLNAQCGVGVTADLVVMSVGAAGALNDTLKALVNPGEELLVPSPYFVGYNQYAFIAGASLKTVSTKPDFHLDLGAIEAAINKNTRIMLINSPNNPTGVVYTKQELADLGQLLEKKSRAFGRRIYLISDEPYRKIAYDVDVPWMFGMYDHTIVLTSYSKELSLAGERVGYLAVHPAAEDAALIASAAGVANTMMFVNAPALFQQVVGKLQGVCVDVEIYRKRRDMICDGLAAAGYEFNVPEGAFYLFPKTPIENDVEFAGLLKEENILAVPGSGFGGPGHIRLSYAVPEQSIKNSMAGFKRAMEKV, from the coding sequence ATGCCAATTGCAGACAAAATGGTCGGAATTGTGGAGTCCGCATCCATGATTCGAAAGATGTTTGAGGAAGGCATCCGGATGAGAGCGAAGTTCGGGGCTGATAATGTGTTTGATTTTTCTTTGGGAAATCCCGATGTACCCCCACCGCCGGTGGTCAAGGAAACGGTTCTGGGCATCATCAATGATCCCGCCAATTCTCACGGATATATGCCCAATGCAGGGTTCCCCTGGGTGCGCCAGGCCATTGCCGATTATCTGAACGCCCAGTGCGGCGTTGGGGTGACTGCGGATCTGGTGGTCATGAGTGTGGGGGCGGCCGGTGCGTTGAATGATACCTTAAAAGCCCTGGTCAATCCCGGCGAAGAACTCCTGGTGCCGTCCCCTTATTTTGTGGGCTACAACCAGTACGCCTTTATTGCCGGGGCCTCGCTTAAGACCGTCTCTACAAAGCCCGATTTTCATCTGGATCTTGGGGCCATTGAGGCTGCTATCAATAAAAATACCCGGATCATGCTGATTAACTCGCCCAACAATCCTACGGGCGTTGTCTATACCAAGCAGGAGCTGGCGGACCTGGGGCAGCTTTTAGAAAAGAAAAGCCGGGCGTTTGGACGACGCATTTATCTGATTTCCGACGAACCCTATCGCAAGATTGCCTATGATGTGGATGTGCCCTGGATGTTCGGGATGTATGATCATACCATTGTCCTGACCTCCTACTCCAAAGAGCTCTCCTTGGCCGGTGAACGTGTGGGATATCTTGCGGTCCATCCTGCGGCTGAAGATGCGGCATTGATTGCCTCGGCAGCTGGGGTGGCCAACACCATGATGTTTGTGAACGCGCCGGCTCTGTTCCAGCAGGTGGTGGGAAAGCTGCAGGGCGTGTGTGTGGACGTTGAAATCTACCGCAAACGCAGGGATATGATCTGTGACGGGCTTGCTGCGGCAGGGTATGAGTTTAACGTGCCCGAAGGGGCTTTCTACCTGTTCCCCAAAACCCCCATTGAAAATGATGTGGAATTTGCGGGTCTTCTGAAAGAAGAGAATATTCTGGCTGTACCCGGTTCCGGATTTGGCGGCCCCGGCCATATTCGCCTCTCCTATGCTGTGCCTGAACAGTCCATTAAAAATTCCATGGCTGGATTCAAGCGGGCCATGGAAAAAGTTTAA
- a CDS encoding response regulator transcription factor, with protein MSEKKKILLVEDHPIFRLGLAELINQEDDLAAYGSARDVEPAIEEINHIKPDLIIADLSLRQSDGLDLVKYVKQHHSSIPVLVLSMHDEYLYAPRALSAGAHGYIMKHEAVESVVHAIHLLLAGKIYLNEKVKEHILLSMANPPEAQEKSPFDRLTDRELQVFKLIGRGFSSREIAERLFLSIKTIGTYRERIKKKLNIKHASELVRCAVHFEKTGQIGIVE; from the coding sequence ATGTCTGAAAAAAAGAAAATTTTGCTGGTGGAAGATCACCCCATTTTCAGGCTGGGCCTGGCGGAGTTGATTAATCAGGAAGATGACTTGGCCGCATATGGCAGTGCCAGGGATGTTGAGCCGGCCATTGAAGAGATAAATCATATAAAGCCGGACCTGATCATTGCGGATCTTTCTTTGAGACAGTCTGACGGGCTGGATCTGGTCAAATATGTGAAACAGCATCACAGCAGTATTCCTGTGCTGGTACTTTCAATGCATGATGAATACCTTTACGCTCCCAGGGCTTTATCTGCCGGCGCCCATGGCTACATCATGAAACACGAGGCCGTGGAATCCGTTGTCCATGCCATCCATCTTCTGCTTGCCGGAAAAATTTATCTCAATGAAAAGGTCAAAGAACATATTCTTCTGTCCATGGCCAATCCGCCCGAGGCCCAGGAAAAAAGTCCGTTTGACCGCCTGACCGATCGGGAACTCCAGGTGTTCAAGCTGATCGGCCGGGGGTTTTCAAGCAGAGAAATCGCCGAGCGCCTCTTTTTAAGTATCAAAACCATTGGTACCTACAGAGAGCGGATCAAAAAAAAGCTGAATATCAAACATGCAAGCGAGCTGGTCCGCTGTGCCGTGCATTTTGAAAAAACAGGCCAGATTGGGATTGTAGAGTAG
- a CDS encoding phospholipid scramblase-related protein: MSKALNRNQFFIKEHVGLFKAANNYDILDPETQKIVMACREEKLGIFTKILRFTKYKRMTPFHVEIQTPDGETLVHIKRGISIFLSKVRVEDGNGQYLGGFKQKFFSIGGKFDVLDADDTPVCSLKGKWTSWDFKFMRENKELAHVSKEFAGFAKELFTSADNYMLTICDSIPADNPVRKLIMGAVMCIDMVLKE; this comes from the coding sequence TTGAGCAAGGCATTAAACCGTAACCAGTTTTTTATTAAAGAGCATGTGGGCCTTTTCAAGGCGGCAAACAACTATGACATTCTTGATCCCGAAACCCAGAAAATAGTCATGGCCTGCAGAGAGGAAAAACTGGGCATATTTACCAAAATATTGCGGTTCACCAAGTATAAACGGATGACCCCCTTCCATGTGGAGATTCAAACCCCGGATGGGGAAACCCTGGTTCATATCAAACGCGGTATTTCGATCTTTCTGTCAAAAGTTCGGGTCGAGGATGGGAACGGGCAGTATCTTGGCGGATTTAAGCAAAAATTTTTTTCCATTGGGGGAAAATTTGATGTGCTGGATGCTGATGACACGCCTGTCTGCTCATTAAAAGGGAAATGGACAAGCTGGGATTTTAAGTTCATGCGGGAAAATAAAGAACTTGCCCATGTCTCCAAGGAATTTGCAGGGTTTGCAAAAGAACTCTTTACCAGTGCGGACAACTATATGCTGACCATCTGTGACAGCATTCCTGCCGACAATCCGGTACGGAAACTGATCATGGGAGCGGTGATGTGTATTGATATGGTATTAAAAGAGTAA
- a CDS encoding RrF2 family transcriptional regulator: MRLTTKSRYGTRLILDIALYGTEKPVPLSDVSKRQNISLKYLEQLSRKLRDAGIINSQRGPFGGHMLAKPPAEISVGDIVRVLEDSTAITDCAEQEQKNCGVCTKAGECLSRWVWVEASKAMFNFLDNINIQGLLSIDNKQIK, translated from the coding sequence ATGCGACTGACCACCAAAAGCAGATACGGAACCCGACTGATCCTGGATATTGCCCTTTACGGCACTGAAAAGCCCGTGCCCCTCAGCGATGTCTCCAAACGCCAGAACATCTCCTTAAAATACCTGGAGCAACTGAGCCGCAAACTCCGAGACGCCGGCATCATCAACAGCCAGCGGGGGCCTTTTGGCGGTCATATGCTGGCCAAACCCCCGGCAGAGATCTCTGTTGGGGATATTGTCCGGGTCCTTGAAGATTCCACCGCCATAACCGACTGTGCCGAACAGGAACAAAAGAACTGCGGCGTCTGCACCAAGGCCGGAGAATGCCTCTCCAGATGGGTGTGGGTGGAAGCCTCAAAGGCCATGTTCAACTTCCTGGATAACATCAACATCCAGGGTCTTTTGAGTATAGACAACAAACAGATAAAATAA
- a CDS encoding DUF6198 family protein, with amino-acid sequence MKQNILNQSIVFIFGLFIMAIGVVLSVKADLGVSPISCVPYVYSLKFPLTLGQTTIILNVLLIFLQMLLLRKRYKVLQLVQFPVVFLFGYFIDLIMKYSDWMVPATYAEQAALCLLSCVVLGIGVFFEIKAALTYLPGEGLAMALTQTFGVDFGKTKIGTDSSLVVLGIASSLFFLDTLAGIREGTVVAAVLVGYIVRFLHTRAFLLERWLKARKKKQHHFFK; translated from the coding sequence ATGAAGCAAAACATATTAAATCAGAGTATCGTATTCATTTTCGGCCTGTTTATCATGGCCATAGGCGTAGTTTTATCCGTAAAAGCAGATCTTGGCGTTTCGCCCATTTCCTGTGTACCCTATGTCTACAGCTTAAAGTTTCCACTCACCCTGGGTCAGACCACCATCATTCTCAATGTGCTGCTCATTTTCCTCCAGATGCTTTTACTTCGCAAACGATACAAGGTGCTCCAGCTGGTTCAATTCCCGGTGGTGTTTCTTTTTGGGTATTTCATTGATCTGATCATGAAATATTCCGATTGGATGGTTCCGGCCACCTATGCTGAACAGGCGGCTTTATGCCTTTTAAGCTGTGTGGTTCTCGGCATTGGCGTCTTTTTTGAAATCAAGGCCGCACTCACCTATCTGCCCGGAGAAGGACTGGCCATGGCGCTGACCCAGACCTTTGGCGTGGATTTCGGCAAAACCAAGATCGGCACGGACTCATCCCTGGTTGTCCTGGGCATTGCAAGCTCCCTGTTTTTCCTGGACACACTGGCAGGCATCAGGGAAGGCACGGTGGTCGCTGCTGTTCTCGTTGGATATATCGTCAGATTCCTGCATACCAGAGCTTTTCTGCTTGAACGGTGGCTTAAAGCCCGTAAGAAAAAACAACACCACTTTTTTAAATAA
- a CDS encoding DUF1722 domain-containing protein gives MRIWDLHPGYFNQDSLLGEHRQLHDMVSIIVNRKKDDVRGPETLRWMEFGWALNKRHQLLAAEMKLRGYDDTSPVRTRKNKGVWPDTFIDEPYVQIRLLREKYRDREPGRIPLPQNAQQMWRQYKYAVMARSVSLYKKIGGDAACMGPRDDFSDLARLLVETLRTPPCQGGLKNTLQHMWGYVSDRYAGPRDLVSSWSLETLLDHIQDLTLRLRQSYLMESVALSELAVWIN, from the coding sequence ATGAGAATCTGGGATCTTCACCCGGGATACTTTAACCAGGATAGTCTTTTAGGCGAACACCGGCAACTGCACGACATGGTCTCCATTATCGTCAACCGCAAAAAAGATGACGTCCGAGGCCCGGAGACCCTGCGCTGGATGGAGTTCGGCTGGGCGCTCAACAAACGCCACCAGCTGCTGGCTGCCGAGATGAAGCTGCGTGGATATGATGACACATCGCCGGTGCGTACCCGAAAAAATAAAGGCGTGTGGCCCGATACCTTTATCGATGAACCTTATGTCCAGATTCGGTTGCTCAGGGAAAAATACAGGGACAGGGAACCGGGGCGTATCCCTTTGCCCCAAAACGCCCAGCAGATGTGGCGTCAGTACAAATACGCCGTCATGGCCCGCAGCGTCTCGCTGTACAAAAAAATCGGTGGGGATGCGGCCTGCATGGGTCCCCGGGATGATTTCAGCGACCTGGCCCGTCTTCTGGTGGAAACATTGAGAACCCCGCCATGCCAGGGCGGATTAAAAAACACGCTCCAGCATATGTGGGGGTATGTATCAGACAGATACGCTGGCCCACGGGACTTAGTCAGTAGTTGGTCCTTGGAGACTTTACTGGATCATATCCAGGATCTGACGCTCCGCCTCCGGCAGTCATATCTGATGGAATCGGTTGCGCTAAGCGAGCTTGCTGTGTGGATAAATTAA
- a CDS encoding iron-containing alcohol dehydrogenase: MKTFKHLTNPVLYSGPQEINRLAGLVNPATPIFFITGAHFVDTSAWQSLESQLLSMGCKFQRQTVHGEPGPDVVDDLTEQADRLQAGCVVGIGGGSVLDAGKAVAAMLCHDGSVQDYLEGVGTKEPHGKTVPFIALPTTAGTGSEATKNAVLSCPGPDGYKKSLRHDGFIPSAVIIDPELALGCPPATTMACALDAFSQLLESRVSTAATPFTQALSRQGLRLFVRGSRLFSDNLYQSRMELSLRWDLAMAAYLSGVSLANAGLGTVHGMAGPIGALTRVPHGVACGCLLPRVFALLTDRMQVEALDEVGAWLSRGIDAVPQPDDFKVALDCMDSWSEQLPKLSAYGLTEQHFDKVVNTSDNKNFPIQLSSQQMRDILSACV; the protein is encoded by the coding sequence ATGAAAACATTTAAGCATCTGACCAATCCTGTTCTTTATTCCGGTCCCCAGGAGATCAACCGACTTGCCGGACTGGTTAATCCCGCCACCCCGATCTTTTTTATTACCGGTGCCCATTTTGTGGATACCTCCGCCTGGCAGAGCCTCGAATCCCAATTGCTGTCGATGGGATGCAAGTTCCAGAGACAGACCGTTCATGGGGAGCCCGGCCCGGATGTTGTTGATGACCTGACCGAACAGGCGGACCGGTTGCAGGCCGGTTGCGTGGTGGGCATTGGCGGCGGATCTGTGCTGGATGCCGGCAAAGCGGTTGCGGCCATGCTCTGCCATGACGGGTCGGTTCAAGACTATCTAGAGGGCGTGGGCACCAAAGAACCCCATGGAAAAACAGTCCCCTTCATTGCCTTGCCCACAACAGCCGGTACCGGCAGCGAAGCCACCAAAAATGCCGTGCTGAGCTGCCCGGGGCCGGATGGATATAAAAAATCCTTACGCCACGATGGGTTTATTCCCTCTGCCGTCATCATTGACCCGGAACTGGCATTGGGGTGTCCGCCCGCAACGACCATGGCCTGTGCCCTGGACGCCTTCAGCCAGCTGCTGGAGTCCCGTGTTTCAACCGCCGCCACCCCATTTACCCAAGCGTTGAGCAGACAGGGGCTTCGCCTGTTTGTCCGGGGTTCACGGCTTTTTTCGGACAACCTCTACCAAAGCCGCATGGAGTTGTCGTTGCGATGGGACCTGGCCATGGCGGCGTACCTGTCCGGGGTGTCCCTGGCCAATGCAGGCCTTGGCACGGTGCACGGTATGGCTGGCCCCATTGGTGCACTTACCCGTGTGCCCCACGGGGTGGCATGCGGCTGCCTTTTGCCCCGGGTGTTTGCACTGCTGACCGACCGGATGCAGGTGGAAGCGTTAGATGAAGTGGGCGCATGGCTCTCCAGGGGCATTGACGCAGTGCCCCAGCCCGATGATTTTAAAGTCGCACTGGATTGCATGGATTCCTGGAGCGAACAATTGCCTAAACTCAGTGCGTATGGACTGACAGAACAGCACTTTGATAAAGTGGTCAATACCTCGGACAATAAAAATTTCCCCATTCAATTGTCGTCACAGCAGATGCGGGATATCCTGTCGGCATGTGTATAG
- a CDS encoding MATE family efflux transporter, whose amino-acid sequence MDVTDRDKAIVPQTFLRLLFSLALPISLQCLFTSSMAVIDILMIGQLHDAAVAAVGIANQFVFIFFVIQFGIHSGIAIFTAQYWGKKDVSRIHQLSGLGILAGFAIAAVFAGAALFFPSAVISLFSNDTRVVGLGAGYLRIVGFAFVPFCVTFSFMTNMRSMGFAGVPLLSSFIAVIVNIALNYCLIFGNLGFPAMGVTGAAIGTCAAKLIETALLTAIIYLKPYPLAASVKKMLAFDFAFVKRVAVTCWPVFLNEFFWVTGVSMYKLVYARMGTESIAAVNIVATLEEFLFVPFFGIFHAGSILIGNSIGAKRDTRAFAYGKFMLLSQLPMALGAGLGLILCRDFILGFYNISPAAYDNAYYLMLTTGLIFWTKTTNFTTVVSVFRGGGDTKFGFFMDLSAVWCIGVPMAFVGAFVFHWPVYGVMALIALEELFKLMIGLPRFFSKKWIKNLVADPEVAGS is encoded by the coding sequence ATGGACGTCACCGACCGGGACAAGGCAATTGTCCCCCAAACTTTTTTAAGGCTGCTTTTCAGCCTCGCGCTGCCCATCTCTTTGCAATGTCTTTTCACAAGTTCCATGGCTGTGATAGACATCCTCATGATCGGCCAGCTTCACGATGCGGCCGTGGCCGCCGTGGGCATTGCCAATCAGTTTGTGTTTATTTTTTTTGTTATTCAGTTCGGCATTCATTCGGGTATCGCCATATTCACGGCCCAGTACTGGGGTAAAAAGGATGTTTCGCGGATTCACCAGTTATCCGGACTTGGGATTCTGGCCGGGTTTGCCATTGCCGCCGTATTTGCCGGTGCTGCCCTGTTTTTTCCCTCTGCTGTGATTTCACTGTTTTCCAATGATACCCGGGTGGTGGGTCTCGGGGCCGGATATCTTCGTATTGTGGGATTTGCCTTTGTTCCTTTTTGCGTCACATTTTCTTTTATGACCAATATGAGGAGCATGGGGTTTGCCGGTGTGCCGCTGCTCTCTTCATTTATCGCTGTCATTGTAAACATTGCGCTCAACTACTGCCTGATTTTCGGCAACCTTGGCTTTCCCGCCATGGGGGTCACCGGCGCAGCCATTGGCACCTGCGCCGCAAAATTGATTGAAACCGCTTTGCTGACAGCGATCATCTACCTGAAACCTTACCCACTTGCCGCATCCGTAAAAAAGATGCTGGCGTTCGATTTTGCCTTTGTCAAACGGGTGGCGGTTACCTGCTGGCCGGTGTTTCTCAATGAATTTTTCTGGGTTACAGGCGTGAGTATGTACAAGCTGGTTTACGCCCGCATGGGCACCGAGTCCATTGCTGCGGTGAATATTGTGGCCACCCTAGAGGAATTTTTATTTGTGCCTTTTTTTGGTATTTTCCATGCCGGCTCCATTCTCATCGGCAACAGCATCGGGGCAAAAAGAGATACCCGGGCGTTTGCCTACGGCAAATTTATGCTGTTGTCCCAGTTGCCCATGGCCCTTGGCGCAGGGCTTGGACTGATTTTGTGCAGAGATTTTATTCTAGGATTTTACAATATTTCCCCGGCAGCCTATGATAATGCTTACTATCTGATGCTGACAACCGGCCTGATTTTCTGGACAAAGACCACCAATTTTACAACGGTGGTGTCGGTGTTCCGGGGTGGGGGCGATACAAAATTCGGCTTTTTTATGGACCTGAGTGCGGTATGGTGCATTGGCGTGCCCATGGCGTTTGTCGGCGCATTTGTCTTCCATTGGCCTGTGTACGGTGTCATGGCTTTGATTGCCCTGGAAGAATTATTTAAGCTGATGATCGGTCTGCCCCGCTTTTTTTCAAAGAAATGGATTAAAAACCTTGTGGCGGACCCTGAGGTCGCAGGGTCATAA
- the cobT gene encoding nicotinate-nucleotide--dimethylbenzimidazole phosphoribosyltransferase, protein MSLLEQTISSIKPELDQKTLAKAKQRLLDQAKPPGSLGLLEEIGARLAAIKGTIDVRLTNKYIITCAGDHGVVEEGVSAFPAEVTPQMVFNFVGGGASVNVMGKHAGARVKAADIGVNYDFDPALPIFHKKVRYGTDNFAKGPAMTREEAIKSIESGIEIVNELHADTPVDLLGTGDMGIGNTTPSAAIIAAFSGLSVESLTGRGSGVDDNGLAQKVAAIQKGLDINKPNPNDPLDVLAKVGGLEIGGLAGLVIGAAAQGIPVVCDGLISTAGALIACELAPAAKNYLFASHKSVEVGHTFMHERMGLTPLIDLKFRLGEGTGAAVCMELLDLATRILADIKTFEEVGVTKNN, encoded by the coding sequence ATGTCCCTGCTTGAACAAACCATTTCGTCCATCAAACCCGAACTTGATCAAAAAACGCTTGCAAAGGCCAAACAGCGCCTTCTGGACCAGGCAAAACCCCCGGGAAGCTTAGGACTTCTGGAAGAGATTGGCGCCCGCCTGGCCGCCATCAAAGGTACCATTGACGTCCGTTTAACCAACAAATATATCATCACCTGCGCCGGTGACCACGGAGTGGTGGAAGAAGGGGTCAGTGCCTTCCCCGCCGAAGTCACCCCCCAGATGGTGTTCAATTTCGTCGGGGGAGGTGCATCCGTCAACGTCATGGGCAAGCATGCCGGGGCCCGGGTGAAGGCTGCGGATATCGGTGTGAATTACGATTTTGACCCGGCACTTCCCATTTTTCATAAAAAAGTACGGTACGGCACTGACAATTTTGCCAAGGGGCCTGCCATGACCCGGGAAGAGGCGATCAAATCAATTGAATCGGGCATTGAAATCGTCAATGAACTGCATGCCGACACCCCGGTGGATCTGCTGGGCACAGGGGATATGGGAATTGGGAATACCACCCCGTCCGCAGCTATTATTGCGGCATTTTCAGGATTGTCCGTGGAGAGCTTGACCGGCCGGGGTTCAGGGGTTGATGATAACGGCCTTGCCCAAAAGGTGGCTGCAATCCAAAAAGGGCTGGACATTAACAAGCCGAATCCCAATGATCCCCTTGACGTACTGGCCAAGGTCGGAGGGCTTGAAATCGGCGGCCTTGCAGGTCTGGTGATCGGTGCTGCCGCCCAGGGGATTCCCGTGGTCTGCGACGGCCTGATCTCCACGGCAGGCGCTCTGATAGCCTGTGAACTGGCGCCTGCAGCAAAAAATTATCTATTCGCCTCCCACAAATCCGTGGAGGTCGGTCATACATTTATGCATGAACGCATGGGACTTACGCCTTTAATCGACTTGAAATTCCGTCTTGGCGAGGGAACCGGCGCTGCGGTTTGCATGGAACTTTTGGACCTTGCCACACGCATTCTTGCGGATATTAAGACATTCGAAGAAGTAGGCGTTACCAAAAACAACTAA
- the nfo gene encoding deoxyribonuclease IV, producing the protein MKYIGAHVSAAGGVENAPVNARNIGASCFALFTKNQRQWQAKPLSDKNINAFKANCSELGFGPGQILAHDSYLINLGHPEQAALEKSRQGFIDEMQRCRQLGIAMLNFHPGSTLKKVSMDECLATIADSINLALQTVPDVIAVIENTAGQGSNVGFAFEQIKAIIDQVDDQSRIGVCIDTCHAFAAGYDFVSREGYEKNWDQFDATIGFNKLKGMHLNDAKKPLNSRVDRHESIGKGELGLEAFRQIMEDKRLDHIPMILETPDNDIWAEEISLLESLVKS; encoded by the coding sequence TTGAAATATATAGGCGCCCATGTCAGTGCCGCAGGCGGTGTTGAAAACGCGCCGGTCAATGCCCGGAATATCGGTGCATCCTGTTTTGCGCTGTTCACAAAAAATCAGCGGCAGTGGCAGGCCAAGCCCTTATCCGACAAAAATATCAATGCGTTTAAAGCAAACTGCAGCGAGTTGGGATTCGGACCCGGCCAGATTCTTGCCCACGACTCCTACCTGATCAATCTGGGCCATCCTGAACAGGCCGCATTGGAGAAATCCCGACAAGGATTTATTGATGAAATGCAGCGCTGCCGGCAGCTCGGTATTGCCATGCTTAATTTCCATCCGGGTTCCACCCTAAAGAAAGTCAGCATGGATGAATGTTTGGCAACCATTGCAGATTCCATTAATCTTGCTTTGCAAACGGTGCCGGACGTCATCGCCGTCATTGAAAACACCGCAGGCCAGGGAAGCAATGTGGGCTTTGCCTTTGAACAGATAAAAGCCATTATTGATCAGGTGGATGATCAATCCCGCATCGGGGTGTGCATTGACACCTGCCACGCCTTTGCTGCCGGGTATGATTTTGTCTCCCGGGAGGGATATGAAAAAAACTGGGATCAGTTTGATGCGACCATCGGTTTTAACAAATTAAAGGGCATGCACTTAAACGATGCCAAAAAGCCGCTTAACTCCAGGGTGGACCGGCATGAAAGCATCGGTAAAGGGGAACTGGGCCTTGAGGCGTTTCGGCAAATCATGGAAGACAAGCGCCTGGACCATATTCCCATGATTCTGGAAACACCGGACAATGACATCTGGGCCGAGGAAATTTCCCTGTTGGAATCGTTGGTTAAATCCTAG
- a CDS encoding DEAD/DEAH box helicase — translation MKFDTYAINSTLKNNLKTLGLIRPTDIQYKAIPSILKGEDVLAIAQTGTGKTVAFAVPVIDTVLNLKKNKSNSGIQSIVMVPTRELAVQIQDVFMDLCRKTKVKPFAVFGGVEQDKQIQTLVKGVDILIATPGRMFDLISQKAIDIRQVKILILDEADQMLDKGFLEDIQCIKRLLKHRHQTLFFSATINKNIKKLAYSQVKSSAVRIQISPEDPVSKNVAHYVIFVEMDDKRFFLRKFIRENPESKILVFVRTTVRAERVAKALERSEINALTIYGQKDQDERLLVLDRFKQGEDKILVATDVSARGIDIPNVDYVINYDLPDQKEMYVHRVGRTGRGRAKGKAVSFCSSQEKDLLTQIQDFLGKPIETIKVSKDEYAFTVEVTETSKDIREMIMANEQWEKKKKRRKK, via the coding sequence ATGAAATTTGACACCTATGCAATCAACAGCACCCTGAAAAACAACCTTAAAACCCTGGGGCTGATCAGGCCCACGGATATTCAGTACAAAGCCATTCCTTCTATTCTAAAGGGCGAAGACGTTCTGGCCATTGCACAGACCGGCACCGGAAAAACCGTTGCATTTGCAGTGCCTGTGATAGATACCGTCCTGAATCTGAAAAAAAACAAAAGCAATTCAGGCATTCAAAGTATTGTTATGGTGCCCACCCGGGAGCTGGCGGTTCAAATACAGGATGTCTTTATGGACTTGTGCCGAAAAACAAAGGTGAAACCCTTTGCCGTGTTCGGCGGGGTGGAACAGGACAAACAGATTCAGACCCTGGTCAAAGGGGTTGATATTCTCATTGCCACGCCGGGCCGCATGTTTGACCTGATCAGCCAAAAAGCCATTGATATCCGCCAGGTTAAAATTTTAATCCTTGATGAAGCGGATCAAATGCTCGACAAAGGATTTCTTGAAGATATCCAGTGCATCAAGCGGCTGTTGAAGCATCGGCACCAGACCCTGTTTTTTTCTGCGACAATCAACAAAAACATAAAAAAACTGGCCTATTCCCAGGTCAAATCGTCTGCTGTGCGCATCCAGATTTCCCCTGAAGATCCGGTTTCAAAAAATGTAGCGCACTATGTTATTTTTGTGGAGATGGACGATAAACGCTTTTTTCTGCGCAAATTCATCCGGGAAAACCCGGAAAGCAAAATTCTGGTCTTTGTCAGGACCACCGTCCGGGCCGAACGGGTGGCCAAAGCGTTGGAAAGATCGGAGATAAACGCGTTAACCATTTATGGTCAAAAAGACCAGGATGAACGGCTGTTGGTTTTGGACCGCTTTAAGCAAGGGGAAGACAAAATACTGGTTGCCACGGATGTGTCGGCCCGGGGCATTGATATCCCCAATGTTGACTATGTCATCAACTATGACCTTCCCGATCAAAAAGAGATGTATGTCCACAGGGTGGGCAGAACCGGCCGCGGTCGCGCCAAGGGAAAAGCCGTATCATTTTGCAGCAGCCAGGAAAAGGATCTGCTCACACAAATCCAGGATTTTTTGGGCAAGCCCATCGAAACGATCAAGGTGTCCAAGGACGAATACGCCTTTACAGTTGAAGTCACGGAAACATCAAAGGACATCAGAGAGATGATCATGGCAAATGAACAATGGGAAAAGAAAAAAAAGCGTCGGAAAAAATGA